CGCAGGAGTCGCAGTAGCAGGCCGAGACGGGGACCCCGTACTCGTTGTGCACGTGCCACATGGCGAGCGCGGGGTGGGCGCCGTAGCGCTCGGCGAGCCGCGTGGTGATGTTCGCGGCGGCGGCGCGGTAGTCGGCGTCGCTGTGGCAGATCGCGGCACGGGAGCCGAACTCGTAGCGCACGCCCTCGGGTGTCACCGGCAGCGCGTCCGGGTGTTCGCGGTAGAACCAGGCCGGCGGGGCGACGGTGGGCGTGCCGAGGTCGGCGCGGATGCCGTTCTCGTGCAGGAGGTCCAGGAGCCGGTCGAGCCAGCCGAAGTCGTACACCCCGGGAGCGGTCTCCAGCAGGGCCCACGAGAAGATTCCGACGCTGACCATGGTGACACCGGCTTCGCGCATCAGCCGGACGTCTTCCCGCCAGACGCTTTCCGGCCACTGCTCGGGGTTGTAGTCCCCGCCGAAGGCAAGCCTGGTGAGGCCTGTGGGGGTGGTCTCCGGCATGGAATGTCTCCCGATCGGTCAGTCACTTTGGAACAGGTCTTGGGAACGTGCACACACAGCGGTTCGCGGCGCGTGGCCTAGATAACCGCATGGCAACAACCATTGACAAGTGTCCAGTGTGTTTCTCTACTGTGAACGCTCACAGAAGCATGACGGGTCTTCGCATCGGGCGAGGACCCCAAGGTCAGGGGAGAAGTTCCATGCCGAACACGAAGCAGTGGCGCCTCGTGGCAACCGCGGTCGCCGTCACGCTCGGCGCCACCACACTCGCCGCCTGCGGGTCCGGCGACGACAGCGACGCCCAGTCGGGCCCGGTGTCGCTGACGTACTGGACCTGGACGCCCGGCATGGACAAGGTCGTCGACCTGTGGAACAAGGGACCGGGCAAGGAGCAGCAGATCACTGTCACGGTGAAGAAGCAGGCGTCCGGCGACACCCTGGTCACCAAGATCCTCACCGCGCACAAGGCCAAGAAGGCGCCGGACCTGGTGCAGGCCGAGTACCAGGCGCTGCCGACGCTGGTCAGCAATGACGCCCTCGCGGACATCTCCGGCGACGTCGGCGACGCGAAGAAGGACTTCGCCGACGGTGTCTGGCAGCAGACGACGCTCGGCACGGACGCGGTGTACGCGGTGCCGCAGGACATCGGGCCGATGATGTTCTACTACCGCGAGGACCTCTTCAAGCAGTACGGCCTGAAGGTCCCGACCACGTGGGCCGAGTTCGCCCAGACCGCCAAGGACCTGAAGAAGAAGGCCCCGGACAAGGACCTCACCACCTTCTCCGCCAACGACTCCGGTCTCTTCGCGGGCCTCGCCCAGCAGGCCGGCGCCAAGTGGTGGACGACCTCCGGCGAGAAGTGGAAGGTCGGTATCGACGACGCGGCGACCCAGAAGGTCGCCAAGTTCTGGGGCGACCTCGTCAAGGACGACGCCATCGACAACCAGCCGATGTACACCCCGGCCTGGAACAAGGCGCTCGACACCGGTAAGCAGATCGCGTGGGTCAGCGCGGTGTGGGCGCCGGGCACGCTGACCACGGCCGCACCGGACACCAAGGGCAAGTGGGCCATGGCCCCGCTCCCCCAGTGGTCCGTGAGCGAGGACGTGACGGGCAGCTGGGGCGGCTCCTCGACCGCCGTCACCACCGACTCGAACCACAAGCCGGCCGCCGCGAAGTTCGCCGCCTGGCTGAACACCGACCGTGACGCGCTGGCCGCGCTCGCCAAGGAGGGCGGGATCTACCCGGCCGCCTCGGACGCCCAGCTCAGCGGCGCGTTCCTCAAGTCGCCCGACTTCTTCTCCAACCAGGCCGACTTCTACACCAAGGCCGCCGAGATCGCGAAGACCACGGCCCCGTCCGCGTGGGGCCCGAACGTGAACGTGGCGTACACCTCGTTCAAGGACGCGTTCGCCTCCGCCGCGAAGAACAGGTCCGACTTCGGTGCCGCCCTGAAGACGATGCAGGACGACACGGTCGCCGACCTGAAGAAGCAGGGCTTCGGAGTCGCGGAGTGACCAGCGCACGCCGGAGG
This genomic interval from Streptomyces sp. B21-083 contains the following:
- a CDS encoding ABC transporter substrate-binding protein translates to MPNTKQWRLVATAVAVTLGATTLAACGSGDDSDAQSGPVSLTYWTWTPGMDKVVDLWNKGPGKEQQITVTVKKQASGDTLVTKILTAHKAKKAPDLVQAEYQALPTLVSNDALADISGDVGDAKKDFADGVWQQTTLGTDAVYAVPQDIGPMMFYYREDLFKQYGLKVPTTWAEFAQTAKDLKKKAPDKDLTTFSANDSGLFAGLAQQAGAKWWTTSGEKWKVGIDDAATQKVAKFWGDLVKDDAIDNQPMYTPAWNKALDTGKQIAWVSAVWAPGTLTTAAPDTKGKWAMAPLPQWSVSEDVTGSWGGSSTAVTTDSNHKPAAAKFAAWLNTDRDALAALAKEGGIYPAASDAQLSGAFLKSPDFFSNQADFYTKAAEIAKTTAPSAWGPNVNVAYTSFKDAFASAAKNRSDFGAALKTMQDDTVADLKKQGFGVAE